In one Cellulomonas sp. JZ18 genomic region, the following are encoded:
- a CDS encoding FtsX-like permease family protein yields MGWRWRVLTRRVRDQGAVLATVAVVALVATTLLGTFALLLDGTQNDALDEALHRADDESVRFLATVRPNDEDPEVAIGIARDVVEETLSGIPGDEEVWRSGPLVRLPGRTAAGAVPLAYTAAYPGLDENARLVAGTWPDGARDGSGRLPVAVPAVAAQAYGWQVGTVVPVGTEHGESRDEWVVVGVHELEGPRGTWDRDRLDGRGHDPAFPVPGSAGMSTTDAWGPVLVDPAALAAPGSVESVELVVVPRLLDAPRGAVARLRAAVPDMHVALAADLRPTDARGAVRTRVDRTIDGAWRELAVTRAGVVVVGLLLTVLATTVMLLAARLLGERRAAEGELLAARGAAPGQLRSLAVLEAVGLLVAVTLLAPWASRALYGLLVGGELLGAAGFAVPAGVPVLLVATCALVGAVLTVSLVVPQWHAAGSSAPSAHAGLVRAGADLALVALAGVALWQLLTYGAPFAVPSAAATVDPVLAGAPALVALGAAVLALRLVPVVGRAADAVAGRSRSLVAPLAAWQVARRPAAATGAVLVLVLAVASATFSQSFLATWRASQQEQVDLAVGTDVRLDGLEGDGVPGARRTGAVLAAHPDVLGTPVVDRTASIGLAIDSFTRSSAQDTRLLAVDTTRPDVLRGRADVPWAQVVAPLAPAEALPGVPLPGDTEWVVADVRVEQQYPAPGEVGLSLVVEDAHGVRTWLSSHVPSLAEPGSAWFRVPELALPVTVVGVSARVRLAELPADWAAAEERGEGTSRTAVTLASARAVDRSAQALSFDDSAPATPLALAEVAGWSGTAFSGSVPFPVDVAVSGTDLTVAAETDPYALSEPTIGGHTTIAAWESADELRAVLTADLAEEALVGPDDRVLVTVGGLDVVARVQAVVPYLPGTPRGPGMLVDSDALTRLLVDVGSPQTLLDGWWFAPPDDATARALAADLRTEGLGEVTVRADERVTATRGPLRVSVPVALSLVGLGAGLLVVVGLGASASVAVRSRRLELARLQALGSDRGSLVRGLLGEHALLVAVGALAGLAIGLGLAHAVAPVLTVSGEGLRPVPAPGVAWPWGGQILLTAALAVGACLAVGVVAGLLVRRASGALLRLGDDR; encoded by the coding sequence ATGGGCTGGCGATGGCGGGTCCTCACGCGACGCGTGCGCGACCAGGGCGCCGTCCTCGCGACCGTCGCGGTCGTCGCGCTCGTCGCCACCACCCTGCTCGGCACGTTCGCCCTGCTGCTCGACGGCACCCAGAACGACGCGCTCGACGAGGCGCTGCACCGCGCCGACGACGAGTCGGTCCGCTTCCTGGCCACGGTCCGCCCGAACGACGAGGACCCCGAGGTCGCGATCGGGATCGCGCGCGACGTCGTCGAGGAGACGCTGAGCGGGATCCCCGGCGACGAGGAGGTGTGGCGCAGCGGACCGCTCGTGCGGCTGCCGGGCCGTACCGCGGCGGGCGCCGTCCCGCTCGCCTACACCGCGGCGTACCCGGGCCTCGACGAGAACGCGCGGCTCGTCGCGGGGACCTGGCCGGACGGCGCCCGCGACGGCTCCGGGCGTCTGCCCGTCGCCGTCCCGGCCGTCGCCGCGCAGGCGTACGGGTGGCAGGTCGGCACCGTCGTACCGGTCGGCACGGAGCACGGCGAGAGCCGTGACGAGTGGGTCGTCGTGGGCGTCCACGAGCTCGAGGGACCGCGCGGGACGTGGGACCGGGACCGGCTGGACGGCCGCGGCCACGACCCCGCGTTCCCGGTGCCCGGATCCGCCGGCATGTCCACCACCGACGCGTGGGGACCGGTCCTCGTCGACCCGGCGGCGCTCGCGGCACCCGGCTCCGTGGAGTCGGTGGAGCTCGTCGTCGTGCCCCGGCTGCTCGACGCACCCCGCGGCGCCGTGGCACGGCTGCGCGCCGCCGTGCCCGACATGCACGTCGCGCTCGCCGCCGACCTGCGCCCCACCGACGCACGCGGCGCCGTCCGCACGCGCGTCGACCGGACGATCGACGGGGCGTGGCGCGAGCTCGCGGTCACGCGCGCCGGCGTCGTCGTCGTCGGCCTGCTCCTCACGGTCCTCGCGACGACGGTCATGCTCCTGGCCGCCCGCCTGCTCGGCGAGCGGCGCGCCGCCGAGGGCGAGCTGCTCGCCGCCCGCGGCGCGGCCCCGGGGCAGCTGCGCTCGCTGGCGGTCCTCGAGGCCGTGGGGCTCCTCGTCGCCGTGACGCTCCTCGCCCCGTGGGCGTCCCGGGCGCTGTACGGGCTCCTCGTCGGCGGCGAGCTGCTGGGGGCGGCGGGCTTCGCGGTGCCCGCGGGCGTCCCCGTCCTGCTCGTGGCCACGTGCGCGCTCGTCGGGGCCGTCCTCACCGTCTCCCTCGTCGTCCCGCAGTGGCACGCGGCCGGCTCGTCCGCGCCCTCCGCGCACGCCGGCCTCGTGCGGGCCGGCGCCGACCTCGCCCTCGTCGCCCTGGCCGGCGTCGCGCTCTGGCAGCTGCTCACGTACGGCGCGCCGTTCGCGGTGCCGTCGGCCGCGGCGACCGTCGACCCCGTCCTCGCGGGGGCCCCGGCGCTCGTCGCGCTCGGCGCCGCCGTCCTCGCCCTGCGCCTGGTCCCCGTGGTGGGCCGCGCGGCCGACGCGGTGGCCGGACGCAGCCGCTCCCTCGTCGCGCCGCTCGCGGCGTGGCAGGTGGCGCGGCGGCCGGCCGCCGCGACCGGCGCGGTCCTCGTGCTCGTCCTGGCCGTCGCCTCCGCGACGTTCTCCCAGTCCTTCCTCGCCACCTGGCGCGCGTCCCAGCAGGAGCAGGTCGACCTGGCCGTCGGCACCGACGTGCGCCTGGACGGGCTCGAGGGCGACGGCGTCCCGGGTGCGCGGCGCACCGGCGCCGTCCTGGCCGCCCACCCGGACGTGCTCGGGACGCCCGTCGTCGACCGCACCGCGAGCATCGGGCTGGCCATCGACTCGTTCACGCGGTCCTCCGCGCAGGACACGCGCCTGCTCGCGGTGGACACCACACGTCCGGACGTCCTGCGCGGGCGTGCCGACGTCCCCTGGGCGCAGGTCGTGGCGCCGCTCGCCCCCGCCGAGGCCCTGCCGGGCGTCCCGCTCCCGGGCGACACCGAGTGGGTGGTCGCCGACGTGCGCGTCGAGCAGCAGTACCCCGCGCCGGGCGAGGTCGGCCTGTCGCTCGTGGTCGAGGACGCCCACGGCGTCCGGACGTGGCTCAGCTCGCACGTGCCCTCGCTCGCCGAGCCGGGCAGCGCCTGGTTCCGCGTCCCCGAGCTGGCGCTCCCGGTCACGGTGGTGGGCGTGTCCGCGCGCGTGCGGCTCGCCGAGCTGCCCGCCGACTGGGCGGCGGCGGAGGAACGGGGCGAGGGGACGAGCCGCACGGCGGTCACGCTCGCGTCGGCCCGCGCCGTCGACCGCTCCGCGCAGGCGCTCTCGTTCGACGACAGCGCGCCCGCGACGCCGCTGGCGCTGGCGGAGGTCGCCGGGTGGTCGGGTACGGCGTTCAGCGGGTCGGTCCCGTTCCCGGTGGACGTCGCGGTCTCCGGCACCGACCTGACCGTGGCGGCCGAGACGGACCCGTACGCGCTGTCCGAGCCCACGATCGGCGGGCACACGACGATCGCGGCGTGGGAGAGCGCGGACGAGCTGCGCGCCGTGCTCACGGCGGACCTCGCCGAGGAGGCCCTCGTCGGGCCCGACGACCGCGTGCTGGTCACCGTCGGCGGTCTGGACGTCGTCGCCCGCGTGCAGGCGGTCGTCCCCTACCTGCCGGGCACCCCGCGCGGACCGGGCATGCTCGTCGACTCCGACGCGCTCACCCGTCTGCTGGTCGACGTCGGCTCCCCGCAGACGCTGCTCGACGGCTGGTGGTTCGCACCGCCCGACGACGCGACGGCACGCGCGCTCGCGGCCGACCTGCGTACCGAGGGCCTCGGGGAGGTCACCGTGCGGGCGGACGAGCGCGTCACCGCGACGCGCGGTCCGCTGCGGGTCAGCGTTCCCGTCGCGCTCTCGCTGGTCGGTCTGGGCGCCGGGCTGCTCGTCGTCGTCGGCCTGGGCGCGAGCGCCAGCGTCGCGGTGCGCTCGCGCCGCCTCGAGCTGGCCCGCCTCCAGGCGCTCGGGTCGGACCGCGGCTCGCTCGTGCGCGGGCTGCTCGGCGAGCACGCCCTCCTCGTGGCCGTCGGCGCCCTCGCCGGCCTCGCCATCGGCCTCGGGCTGGCGCACGCCGTCGCCCCCGTGCTCACCGTCTCGGGCGAGGGGCTGCGACCCGTGCCCGCACCGGGGGTCGCCTGGCCCTGGGGCGGGCAGATCCTGCTCACCGCGGCCCTCGCGGTGGGCGCCTGCCTCGCCGTGGGCGTCGTCGCCGGGCTCCTCGTCCGGCGCGCGTCCGGGGCCCTCCTGCGACTGGGGGACGACCGGTGA